From Desulfobacterales bacterium, the proteins below share one genomic window:
- a CDS encoding ABC-F family ATP-binding cassette domain-containing protein, whose product MISVEGLTKSYGDLLLFDDVAFKVNPGERVGLVGRNGHGKTTLFRIIMGVESPDAGRIGVPKNYRIGYVTQNIDFRAHTVLSEGMRGLAPDASGEHWKVEKILFGLGFTALDMQRSPLEFSGGYQVRLNLAKVLVSEPDMLLLDEPTNYLDITSIRWIKGFLRSWPREVFLITHDRSFMDDVVTHVLGIQRRKTKKVRGNTEAYYARIAQEEEIHEKTRLKNERRQKEMERFISRFRAKARLANLVQSRIKQLDKLKTHEKLEGFKNLDFKFLQKPFNGKYVLEAKHLAFAYSREDPLLIDDFSLTIGPRDRICIIGKNGAGKTTLLRLLAGDLEPVRGTISRQPNVAAGIFEQTNINTLVPERTIEEEIGCTNPELDRQAVRNICGAMMFSGDAALKKISVLSGGEKCRVMLGKLLGTPVNFLLLDEPTNHFDLESTDALLAAVDAFDGAVVMVTHNEMFLHALAERLIVFQEDGISVFEGGYQRFLETVGWETEAAEGGENQKPAESSDESDKAGPVDPSMDKKTFRRLRSTIIAERGSALKPLEDRIAGLEEAIVNAEARLEALNEQMQAASNNGDSAKIVELSREINKCQRRIDEDFETLESVTAEADQKRAEFDGRLTELESRKPF is encoded by the coding sequence ATGATCAGTGTAGAGGGTCTGACAAAAAGTTACGGGGATCTGCTGCTTTTCGACGATGTGGCCTTTAAGGTAAATCCGGGCGAACGCGTCGGTCTGGTGGGCCGGAACGGCCATGGCAAAACCACGCTGTTTCGGATTATCATGGGCGTTGAATCCCCGGATGCCGGCCGGATCGGTGTGCCCAAAAACTATCGGATAGGCTATGTGACCCAGAATATTGACTTTAGGGCGCACACGGTCCTTTCCGAGGGTATGCGCGGTCTTGCGCCGGATGCGTCCGGAGAACACTGGAAAGTTGAAAAAATTCTGTTCGGGCTTGGGTTTACGGCCCTTGACATGCAGCGCTCCCCCCTTGAATTCTCCGGCGGATACCAGGTACGGCTCAATCTGGCCAAAGTTCTGGTGTCAGAACCGGACATGCTGCTTCTTGACGAACCCACCAATTACCTGGATATAACCTCGATCCGCTGGATAAAGGGGTTTCTGAGATCCTGGCCGCGGGAGGTCTTTCTGATCACCCATGACCGCAGTTTTATGGACGATGTGGTGACCCATGTGCTGGGCATTCAGCGTCGGAAGACCAAAAAAGTGCGCGGCAACACCGAAGCCTATTACGCCCGGATCGCCCAGGAAGAGGAAATTCATGAGAAAACGCGGCTTAAAAATGAGCGCCGGCAAAAGGAGATGGAGCGTTTTATCAGCCGTTTCCGGGCCAAGGCCAGGCTTGCCAACCTCGTTCAGTCGAGAATCAAGCAGCTGGACAAGCTGAAAACCCATGAGAAGCTGGAGGGTTTTAAAAACCTTGACTTTAAATTCCTGCAAAAGCCGTTTAACGGAAAATATGTCCTTGAGGCCAAGCATCTGGCATTTGCCTATTCCCGGGAAGATCCCCTGCTGATCGATGATTTCAGCCTTACCATCGGTCCCCGTGACCGGATCTGCATCATCGGCAAAAACGGGGCGGGCAAAACCACCCTGCTGCGTCTGCTGGCCGGAGACCTGGAGCCGGTTCGCGGAACCATCAGCCGCCAGCCCAACGTAGCGGCCGGTATTTTCGAGCAGACCAACATCAACACCCTGGTACCGGAGCGAACCATCGAAGAAGAGATCGGCTGCACCAATCCGGAACTTGACCGACAGGCGGTTCGTAATATCTGCGGAGCCATGATGTTTTCCGGCGATGCGGCGCTGAAAAAAATCAGCGTGCTCTCAGGGGGTGAAAAATGCCGGGTGATGCTGGGCAAGCTCTTAGGTACGCCGGTTAATTTTCTGCTCCTTGACGAGCCCACCAATCATTTTGATTTGGAATCCACGGACGCCCTCCTGGCCGCAGTGGACGCATTTGACGGGGCGGTGGTGATGGTCACCCATAACGAGATGTTTTTGCATGCCCTGGCCGAGCGCCTGATCGTATTCCAGGAAGATGGCATCTCTGTTTTTGAAGGCGGGTATCAGCGGTTTCTGGAAACCGTGGGCTGGGAGACTGAGGCCGCAGAGGGTGGAGAAAACCAAAAACCGGCGGAATCATCTGACGAAAGCGATAAAGCCGGGCCGGTGGATCCATCGATGGATAAAAAAACTTTCCGCCGGCTGCGTTCAACGATTATCGCCGAACGGGGCAGCGCGTTAAAACCGCTGGAGGATCGGATTGCCGGGCTTGAGGAAGCGATTGTAAACGCAGAAGCCCGGCTTGAAGCCTTGAATGAACAGATGCAGGCGGCGAGCAACAACGGGGACAGCGCCAAAATTGTTGAGCTGTCCCGGGAGATTAACAAATGCCAGCGCCGGATTGATGAGGATTTTGAAACGCTGGAATCAGTCACTGCCGAGGCTGATCAGAAGCGGGCAGAGTTCGACGGCCGGCTGACGGAACTGGAAAGCAGAAAACCTTTCTAG
- a CDS encoding GspE/PulE family protein: MDASEKLNQVLKTTPEDETDVHHLKSEVEYRTKLQEISNQIYAAFNLDEILIDLKDDIVDLIGAERITIYYVDGIKRELVSRFKSGEEISEIRVPISDKSIAGYAATHQRMLNIKDVYDTNELSALDASLKFDNRWDKRSGFRTRQVLVAPILFKSYLLGVIQLINRRGGGPFTRRDEDNLKELTKIMGIALYKQKRMASQGKGKFDYLLENHILTQKELNNAVSKAREKREPVENILISDFKIPKKEVGVALSRYFDLPLVEYNSNMPIPGELLHGLKVKFMKTNAWVPIRSENGDIIIAIDNPDDIRRVDEIKTLFPKKSIKFNVAVREDILKLIDLFTSEKGPAEGSSIDDIISQLQDDDETFEEEAYDVSEESSAVVQLVNKVILDANNRGASDIHIEPQPGKKNTEVRIRVDGACTLYQTIPYSYKNAVISRIKIMSDLDIAERRKPQDGKIRFKKYGGKDIELRVATVPTQGGLEDVVMRILASGEPIPLDKMGFSDRNYENFINAVTNPYGLIFCCGPTGSGKTTTLHSALAHINEVDRKIWTAEDPVEITQKGLRQVQVKPKIGYDFAAAMRAFLRADPDVIMVGEMRDRETTQMGIEASLTGHLVFSTLHTNSAPESVTRLLDMGMDPFNFADALIAILAQRLVRTLCKNCKEPYHPDKSEYEALVREYDEKLFKKNVNIPYSDQLMLYRPAGCEQCNNTGYRGRMGIHELLVASDAIKSLITSRAPMSEIRDQAIAEGMTTLKQDGIEKIFEGHCDLLEVRKVCIK, from the coding sequence ATGGACGCTTCCGAAAAACTCAACCAAGTCCTCAAAACCACACCTGAAGATGAAACGGATGTACATCATCTAAAATCAGAGGTTGAATACCGCACCAAGCTCCAGGAAATCAGCAACCAGATTTATGCCGCGTTTAATCTCGATGAGATACTGATCGATTTGAAAGATGATATTGTCGACCTTATCGGGGCCGAACGCATTACCATCTACTATGTGGACGGCATTAAACGGGAGTTGGTGTCAAGGTTTAAATCCGGTGAAGAAATTTCAGAAATCCGGGTGCCCATATCAGATAAAAGCATTGCCGGCTATGCGGCCACCCATCAGCGGATGTTAAACATCAAGGATGTTTATGACACCAACGAGTTAAGCGCTCTGGATGCCTCATTGAAATTCGATAACCGCTGGGATAAGCGCTCCGGTTTTCGCACAAGGCAGGTGCTGGTGGCCCCCATCCTGTTTAAATCCTATCTCCTTGGCGTTATCCAGCTGATCAATCGAAGGGGCGGCGGACCTTTTACGCGGCGGGATGAGGACAACCTGAAAGAACTTACCAAGATCATGGGCATTGCCCTTTATAAACAGAAGCGCATGGCTTCGCAGGGCAAGGGCAAATTTGACTATCTTTTGGAAAATCATATCCTTACCCAGAAAGAGCTGAACAATGCCGTCTCCAAGGCCCGGGAGAAGCGGGAGCCGGTTGAAAACATCCTGATATCCGATTTCAAGATACCGAAAAAGGAAGTCGGCGTCGCATTGAGCCGGTATTTTGATTTGCCCCTTGTGGAATATAACAGCAACATGCCAATTCCCGGCGAACTGCTGCACGGGTTGAAGGTCAAGTTCATGAAAACCAACGCCTGGGTGCCGATCCGCTCGGAAAACGGCGATATCATCATTGCCATAGACAACCCGGATGACATCCGGCGGGTGGATGAGATTAAAACGCTTTTTCCCAAAAAGAGCATTAAATTCAATGTTGCGGTCCGGGAGGATATTCTAAAGCTAATCGATCTGTTTACCTCGGAGAAGGGCCCTGCGGAGGGCTCCTCCATCGATGATATTATTTCCCAGCTCCAGGATGACGATGAGACTTTCGAAGAGGAAGCCTATGATGTGTCCGAGGAAAGCAGCGCAGTGGTGCAGCTGGTCAACAAGGTTATTCTGGATGCGAATAACCGGGGGGCTTCGGATATTCATATCGAGCCGCAGCCCGGTAAAAAAAATACCGAAGTCCGGATTCGGGTGGACGGTGCCTGCACCCTGTATCAGACGATTCCCTATAGCTATAAAAACGCGGTTATCTCCCGAATCAAGATCATGTCTGACCTGGATATCGCCGAACGCCGAAAGCCCCAGGACGGAAAAATCCGTTTTAAAAAGTACGGCGGAAAGGATATCGAACTGCGGGTGGCGACCGTGCCGACCCAAGGAGGGCTTGAGGATGTGGTCATGCGGATTCTGGCCTCCGGCGAGCCGATTCCTTTGGATAAGATGGGGTTTTCGGATCGTAATTATGAAAACTTTATTAATGCGGTAACCAATCCTTATGGGCTGATTTTCTGCTGCGGTCCCACCGGTTCCGGGAAAACCACCACCCTGCACTCCGCCCTGGCGCATATTAATGAGGTGGATCGAAAGATCTGGACCGCGGAAGATCCGGTGGAAATCACGCAAAAGGGCTTGCGGCAGGTGCAGGTCAAACCCAAAATCGGCTATGATTTTGCCGCTGCCATGCGGGCGTTTCTGCGGGCGGATCCGGATGTGATCATGGTCGGTGAGATGCGGGACCGGGAAACCACCCAGATGGGCATTGAAGCATCGCTCACCGGTCACCTCGTGTTCTCCACGCTTCATACCAACAGCGCGCCGGAAAGTGTGACCCGATTGCTGGATATGGGCATGGACCCGTTTAATTTTGCAGATGCCCTGATCGCCATTCTGGCCCAGCGCCTGGTGCGCACACTTTGCAAAAACTGCAAGGAGCCTTATCACCCGGATAAATCCGAATATGAGGCGCTGGTGCGCGAATATGACGAAAAATTATTTAAAAAGAACGTCAATATTCCGTATTCAGACCAACTGATGCTTTACCGGCCCGCGGGCTGCGAGCAGTGTAACAATACCGGCTATCGCGGCCGCATGGGCATCCATGAGCTCCTTGTGGCCTCGGATGCCATTAAATCGCTGATTACGAGCCGGGCGCCCATGTCTGAAATCCGGGATCAGGCCATTGCCGAGGGCATGACCACCTTGAAGCAGGACGGCATCGAGAAAATATTTGAAGGCCACTGCGATCTCCTGGAAGTGCGCAAGGTCTGTATCAAATAA
- the mce gene encoding methylmalonyl-CoA epimerase, with product MKILKVDHLGIAVNDIHAAKAFWTDILGLPFEGEETVSEQKVKTAFFPVGESEVELLESTEPDGPIAKYIEKKGQGIQHVAFRVDDIAQALAELKEKGVRLIDETPRQGAGGAKIAFLHPKATNGVLVELCER from the coding sequence ATGAAAATATTGAAAGTCGATCATTTAGGCATAGCGGTAAATGATATCCACGCGGCCAAAGCCTTCTGGACCGACATCCTGGGCCTGCCGTTTGAAGGCGAAGAAACCGTTTCCGAGCAAAAAGTTAAAACCGCTTTTTTCCCGGTGGGCGAAAGTGAGGTGGAACTTCTGGAATCCACCGAGCCGGACGGGCCGATTGCCAAATATATTGAAAAAAAAGGGCAGGGCATTCAGCACGTTGCCTTCCGGGTGGACGATATTGCCCAGGCGCTGGCAGAGCTTAAGGAAAAAGGGGTCCGGCTGATTGATGAAACCCCGAGACAGGGGGCAGGCGGAGCGAAAATCGCTTTTTTGCATCCCAAGGCAACAAATGGCGTGCTGGTTGAACTATGTGAACGTTAG
- a CDS encoding dihydroorotase, translating to MRIIIKGGRVLNPGELDGLMDVYIQDDVIAGIVENADATPPFEADSADRIISADGCIVSPGLIDMHVHLREPGEEYKETIKTGIQAAAAGGFTGICCMPNTLPVNDSKEVTRYIIGQAKALASVRVFPIAAVSRGLAGDSLSEYGELKEAGAMGITDDGKPVKNSQLMRRALEYSKSIGLRMISHSEELALANGVMNEGPTATRLGLSGIPNAAESIMVMREIALAELTNTPVHIAHVSTRESVRAIRAAKAEGIPVTAETAPHYFTLTDQAVAEYDTHAKMNPPLRSPEDREAVCEALTDGTLDVIATDHAPHSDLEKQVPFDEAANGVIGLETSLSLGLRLVDAGVLTISRLIEIMALNPARILGLGSGLRVGGKADLTVIDLSVNYQYRAANGFSKSRNTPFDGWEFQGRAKCTLVSGRIVHEI from the coding sequence ATGCGGATCATCATTAAAGGCGGGCGCGTGCTTAATCCCGGAGAACTGGACGGTTTAATGGACGTCTATATCCAAGATGATGTGATCGCCGGCATTGTCGAAAATGCGGACGCCACCCCTCCATTTGAGGCGGATAGCGCGGATCGAATTATCTCTGCAGACGGCTGCATCGTTTCGCCGGGCTTGATCGATATGCATGTGCATCTGCGCGAGCCGGGCGAGGAATACAAGGAAACCATTAAAACCGGCATACAGGCGGCTGCGGCCGGCGGCTTTACCGGCATATGCTGTATGCCCAACACCCTTCCGGTAAATGATAGCAAAGAGGTAACACGCTATATAATCGGCCAGGCAAAAGCATTGGCCTCGGTCCGGGTATTTCCGATAGCCGCCGTAAGCCGGGGGCTGGCCGGGGATTCCCTCTCGGAATACGGGGAGTTGAAAGAGGCCGGGGCAATGGGGATTACGGATGACGGAAAACCCGTAAAAAATTCCCAGCTGATGCGGCGGGCTTTAGAATATTCAAAAAGCATTGGCCTCCGGATGATATCCCACAGCGAAGAGCTCGCCCTTGCAAACGGGGTGATGAACGAGGGGCCGACCGCCACCCGGCTGGGCCTTTCAGGTATTCCGAATGCAGCGGAAAGTATTATGGTGATGCGCGAAATCGCGCTTGCTGAACTCACCAATACACCTGTCCATATTGCCCATGTAAGCACCCGGGAATCCGTCCGGGCGATCCGCGCGGCCAAAGCCGAGGGAATACCGGTCACCGCGGAAACCGCCCCCCATTATTTTACCCTGACGGATCAGGCGGTGGCCGAATATGACACGCATGCCAAGATGAATCCGCCGCTGCGGTCGCCGGAAGATCGGGAGGCGGTTTGCGAAGCTTTAACAGACGGCACCCTTGACGTTATTGCAACCGATCATGCCCCGCATTCGGATCTTGAAAAGCAGGTGCCGTTTGACGAGGCCGCCAATGGCGTGATCGGTCTGGAGACTTCGCTTTCCCTGGGGCTTCGGCTGGTGGATGCAGGCGTTCTCACCATCTCCCGGTTAATCGAAATAATGGCTTTAAATCCCGCCCGGATTCTCGGATTGGGCAGCGGACTGCGGGTCGGCGGCAAGGCGGACCTGACAGTGATTGATTTGTCCGTAAACTATCAATACCGTGCAGCCAACGGATTTTCCAAAAGCCGAAACACCCCCTTTGACGGCTGGGAATTTCAGGGCCGGGCCAAATGCACTCTGGTCAGCGGCCGGATCGTGCATGAAATCTAA
- a CDS encoding TetR/AcrR family transcriptional regulator — MNDTPKHTADAKQARPSGRTKLADALRHLLAKKDFSSITTAEISRTSGVNESLIYRYFGDKRGLLHAVLDEYLENFVEQVDWGLKGIEGAKNKLRKYIWSTIYFYDQDRVFSKILLLEVRNYPGYFTSETYGIVKQYTNIMLELIEDGAKAGEIRGDLDPGTIRQVVLGGIEHLVLPAVINDGPLDPDLLTDQFCLLIFNGVSGERKN; from the coding sequence ATGAATGATACCCCCAAACATACGGCTGACGCCAAACAGGCCAGGCCATCCGGGCGCACCAAGCTGGCTGATGCCCTTCGGCACCTGCTTGCGAAAAAGGATTTCAGCTCCATCACCACCGCTGAAATATCGCGGACCTCAGGGGTCAATGAATCTTTGATATATCGCTATTTCGGCGATAAGCGGGGCCTTCTGCATGCGGTGCTTGACGAGTACCTGGAAAATTTCGTTGAGCAGGTGGATTGGGGATTAAAGGGGATTGAAGGCGCAAAGAACAAGCTGCGCAAGTATATCTGGAGCACCATTTATTTTTATGACCAGGACCGGGTGTTTTCTAAAATCCTTCTGCTTGAAGTGCGCAACTATCCCGGCTATTTTACGAGTGAAACATACGGGATTGTCAAGCAGTATACCAACATAATGCTTGAGCTGATCGAAGACGGTGCAAAGGCGGGGGAAATCCGAGGGGACCTGGATCCCGGAACTATCCGCCAGGTTGTGCTCGGCGGCATTGAACACCTGGTCTTGCCAGCGGTTATCAATGACGGCCCGCTGGATCCGGATCTGCTTACGGATCAGTTCTGTCTGCTGATTTTTAACGGGGTCTCCGGAGAAAGAAAAAACTAG
- a CDS encoding GNAT family N-acetyltransferase: MSVDEQYEHKLELRNLRLSDYQDIKEIMELVYPAMGGAWDFEEFAALIERFPEGQICIEDKGKVVAGALALMVNHDEYETRHAYGDLVGDGRMRSHDPNGDALYGIDVFVHPQYRGLRLGRRLYDARKELCEEMNLKGILFGARIPGYKDYSHELTPEQYIQKVRNNEIYDPVLSFQLANDFHIKKVMRGYMPEDRQSHSYGILMEWNNIYYEKRRPLFGGRKAYPRLGVVQWQMRPFQGFEDVMQQAEFFIDAVAGYNSDLILFPELLNAPLMRNFNQENPAEAMRSLAEYTEPLRDEFIKMALSYNINIVAGSMPEYRDGNLYNVSYLCRRDGTWDCQYKLHITPDESQYWGLKGGDELKIFNTDIGKVGILICYDAEFPELSRYLVEKGMNILLIPYWTDTKNAYLRVRRCAQARAIENECYAAISGSVGNLPNVENMDIQYSQSAVFTPSDFAFPHDAISAEATPNTEMTLMVDLDLDLLKELREQGSVRNVRSRRLDLYQIVWKKN, translated from the coding sequence ATGAGCGTTGATGAACAATATGAACATAAACTTGAACTCCGCAATCTCCGGCTTTCCGATTATCAGGACATAAAGGAAATCATGGAGCTGGTCTATCCGGCCATGGGCGGGGCATGGGATTTTGAGGAATTTGCCGCCCTGATTGAACGGTTTCCGGAAGGCCAGATATGTATTGAAGATAAAGGCAAAGTGGTGGCCGGCGCCCTGGCGTTGATGGTCAATCACGATGAGTATGAAACCCGTCATGCCTATGGTGACTTGGTCGGCGACGGCCGCATGCGCTCACATGATCCCAACGGGGATGCGCTTTACGGCATTGATGTGTTTGTACATCCGCAATATCGGGGGCTGCGCCTTGGCCGAAGGCTCTATGATGCCAGAAAAGAGCTCTGCGAAGAGATGAACCTGAAAGGCATCCTGTTCGGGGCGCGTATCCCCGGATACAAGGATTACTCACACGAACTGACCCCTGAGCAGTATATTCAGAAAGTCCGAAACAACGAAATCTATGATCCGGTCCTCTCGTTTCAGCTGGCCAATGACTTCCATATCAAAAAGGTCATGCGGGGATACATGCCGGAAGACCGGCAGTCGCATTCCTACGGCATCCTCATGGAATGGAACAATATTTATTATGAAAAGCGCCGCCCGCTTTTCGGCGGCCGAAAAGCCTATCCCCGGCTGGGGGTGGTGCAGTGGCAGATGCGGCCCTTTCAGGGGTTTGAGGATGTCATGCAGCAGGCGGAGTTTTTTATTGATGCGGTGGCCGGCTATAATTCGGATTTGATTCTCTTCCCGGAGCTTTTAAATGCCCCGCTCATGAGAAATTTCAACCAGGAAAACCCGGCTGAGGCCATGCGCTCCCTGGCCGAATATACCGAGCCCCTGCGGGATGAATTCATCAAAATGGCCCTTAGCTACAATATTAACATTGTGGCCGGCAGCATGCCGGAGTACCGGGACGGCAACCTCTATAATGTTTCCTATCTGTGCCGGCGCGACGGCACCTGGGACTGCCAGTACAAACTCCATATCACCCCGGATGAATCCCAGTACTGGGGGTTAAAAGGCGGGGATGAGCTCAAGATTTTTAATACCGATATCGGCAAAGTGGGCATCCTGATCTGCTATGATGCGGAGTTTCCTGAGCTGTCAAGGTATCTGGTGGAAAAAGGGATGAATATTCTCTTAATCCCCTACTGGACGGACACCAAAAACGCGTATCTGCGGGTCCGGCGCTGTGCCCAGGCAAGGGCCATTGAGAATGAATGCTATGCCGCGATTTCGGGCAGCGTCGGAAACCTCCCGAACGTCGAAAACATGGATATCCAGTATTCGCAGTCCGCGGTTTTTACCCCCTCGGATTTTGCCTTTCCCCATGACGCCATCTCCGCCGAGGCCACGCCGAACACGGAAATGACGCTTATGGTGGACCTGGATCTGGATCTGCTGAAGGAACTCAGAGAGCAGGGAAGCGTCCGTAATGTGCGCAGCCGGCGGCTGGACCTGTACCAGATCGTCTGGAAGAAAAACTAG
- a CDS encoding sigma-54 dependent transcriptional regulator: MKSKNTQKLLMTEQAFNILVVDDELSMREFLELMLNREGYAVTGAESGHQANQMLEKQFFDLILLDIRLGDISGLDVLRKAKAIHPATIVIMISAYATAENAVEAMNEGAYDYLPKPFDNDELKDTIANALQRKTLKDEKKHIDSELQESLHFDLLIGNSPRMIHIYEMIDQVAPTRTNVLITGESGTGKELIAGAIHNQSPRRDKPFMVINCGSIPETLVESEFFGYKKGAFTGANQDKKGLFEAADKGTLFLDEIGELSLQMQVKLLRVLQERGFKPVGGNEDINVDIRILAATNKNLEEELIAGRFREDLFYRINVVEIKVPPLRERKGDLRALAQHFLDKYSRESGKEITKISSYAVDLLKKYDFPGNIRELENLIERSVALSTTNIILPDSLTLSIHKRRWIEGIENRRFDLDEVAKGVSLDSILEEIEKAYLEKALECANNNKSKAAELLGISFRSFRYRCSKLNID; encoded by the coding sequence ATGAAATCTAAAAATACCCAAAAACTTTTAATGACCGAGCAAGCCTTTAACATTCTGGTGGTTGACGATGAGCTCAGCATGCGGGAGTTCCTTGAGCTGATGCTAAACCGCGAGGGCTATGCCGTGACCGGCGCTGAAAGCGGGCACCAGGCCAATCAGATGCTGGAAAAACAGTTTTTCGATCTGATTCTGCTGGATATCCGATTGGGTGACATCAGCGGCCTGGATGTGCTGAGAAAGGCCAAGGCCATTCACCCGGCCACCATCGTTATCATGATTTCCGCCTATGCAACCGCCGAAAATGCGGTTGAAGCCATGAACGAGGGGGCATACGACTATCTTCCCAAGCCCTTTGACAATGATGAGTTAAAAGACACCATTGCCAATGCCCTGCAAAGAAAGACCCTGAAGGATGAAAAAAAGCATATTGACTCCGAACTTCAGGAATCTCTGCATTTTGATCTGCTCATCGGCAACAGCCCCCGGATGATACACATTTATGAGATGATCGATCAGGTTGCCCCCACCCGCACCAATGTACTGATCACCGGGGAGAGCGGCACCGGCAAGGAGCTGATCGCCGGGGCCATTCACAATCAGAGTCCGCGCCGGGATAAGCCCTTTATGGTGATAAACTGCGGGAGCATTCCGGAAACCCTGGTGGAAAGCGAGTTTTTCGGATACAAGAAAGGGGCCTTTACAGGGGCCAATCAAGACAAAAAGGGGCTTTTTGAGGCCGCTGACAAGGGCACCCTTTTTTTGGATGAAATCGGTGAACTGAGTCTTCAGATGCAGGTAAAGCTTTTGCGGGTGCTGCAGGAGCGGGGATTCAAACCGGTGGGCGGCAATGAGGATATCAACGTGGATATCCGGATTCTTGCGGCCACCAATAAAAACCTTGAGGAAGAGTTGATTGCCGGCCGTTTCCGGGAGGACTTGTTCTACCGGATCAATGTGGTCGAGATCAAGGTGCCGCCCCTTCGGGAGCGGAAAGGGGATTTGCGGGCGCTGGCCCAGCATTTTCTGGATAAGTATTCCCGTGAATCCGGAAAAGAGATTACCAAAATTTCCTCTTATGCCGTGGATCTATTAAAAAAATATGATTTCCCGGGAAATATCCGTGAGCTTGAAAACCTGATTGAAAGAAGTGTGGCGCTTTCCACCACCAATATTATTCTGCCGGACAGCCTGACTCTGTCCATCCATAAACGCCGATGGATAGAAGGCATTGAGAATCGGCGGTTTGATCTGGATGAGGTGGCCAAAGGGGTTTCGCTCGACAGCATCCTGGAGGAAATTGAAAAAGCCTATCTGGAAAAGGCGCTTGAATGTGCAAACAACAACAAGAGCAAGGCTGCCGAGCTTCTGGGAATCAGCTTCCGCTCCTTTCGGTATCGCTGCAGCAAGCTAAATATCGACTGA